A segment of the Pseudomonadota bacterium genome:
AGCTGTCCTGCCTTGAGTCCATATAAATGTAGGACATCATATTAGTACCCTTGAGACACATCGGCTCCAAAGCTCTTATAAATGCATATCTCAGAACATGATCGGGATTCTTTTTTATTTCCTGCCCCGGCGGTCTGCCTGTCATATATAGACGATGATCTAAACCATCTGAATAACGTTCTAACCCTGATTCATTTATCCATAACATAGGCCTGCGCAACCTTGTGGCCATGAAACGGTATATCTGAAAATCAAAGTTCAATATAATTTTACTTCCTGCCTTGGGATCTTTAAGATCAATGCTTGGAAAAGGAAAACCATAAATATTATATAATGGAATTTCCCCAGTGCTTTTTTCGACTAAATCACCGTCAGGACTTATGTCAAATTTTCCGGCATTTTTCGCACTTGCATCAATAAAGCTGTTTGAGAGTTTATATTTAAAATTTATAGCTCCCGGCGTAACAACCATATCACCCCTTTCAACTGCGCGGTACATGGCCGGAATGAGGAGGTCTTTAAATTGACTACAGTTAGTCTTATCAATCACTTTCGGCAAATCCAGCGCCAAAGCAGCACCACAAAATAAAAACAGAACTAATAACGAACATAATGACATTTTAAAATACTTGAATATCTTTTTATGCTTCATCTTTCTTTTCCTCCTTATTTTCCTATAGCTGCTGTGATTACTTTTCTCTATGTTAAGATCATATCAATCTTAAAACAGGGCATGCTCATGTCTTACAGTATTACTTCACAGCAACCGTAAGAACTTTTGATTGATTTAAGATCCGCTTGCTGTTGCGGTTCATGATCATATCCGGCCTCTTACAGGGACAATAGCCGCGTTAGTTTTTCAAAATGAGATCGGGTAATATCGATTTTTGCAAAGTTGGATATAAATCTTTGATGTTTTGCCAAACGGGTGTAAACCACTGCCATGCGCCAGGTTGCAAATACTTCATGATAGAAAAAATTCTCTACTTTTCTATTTGTTATCCGCTCATAGTGGGCAAGAGTTTCTTTTACTCCCGGAAGCCCCTCAAGACGAGGAGATGGTTTGGTCTGTAGTCCTTCGCTTGTAGCCCAGTCCATATGGATGAACCAGCCCAGATCGGATTCCGGATCTCCAAGAAATGCCATTTCCCAGTCCAGTACTGCTACAACCTCATCACTTTGGTACATCAAGTTAGCCAGCCTGGCATCACCCCAACACAATGAAACGTACCTGGGTTCATAAATGTTTTCTTTTAGCCAGTCCCTGGTACGCTCCAGTATAGGTGGAGGTGGCTCCTCATTCATCTCAAGCATTTTATCGTAATATGCTATTTCCTGATCAATGGGGTCTGCGCCACCTCCGGGAACCCCCAGAAAACCAAGATCCACCTCTTCCAAGTCGAGTGTATGGATCTTGGCCATTGTATCTACGGCCTTCCACCATATTCTGGCCCTTTCCTCCAGTTTCGCCTCATAAAGGGGCCCTGCCACATGGTAGGGCGGATGGTCACCGGGAATCCATCCCTGAACCTGTGCCACGATGTAGAAAGGAATGCCGATTACAGATTCATCCTCCTCCAGCCATCGCGTCTTTGGAACAGGTACAGCCGTCTTCTCCAAATGCTTCATTAATATAAATTGTTCTTTCATATCGTACTTGGGAAACATCAAAAAACCCGTAGGGGCGCAGCGAAGAACTAAATTTTCCACCCGCATAACCTCGGCTTCCCACCAACTGAGTTCGAAAAAAAAAGTCTGATTGGAAAGTCCGGAAACCGGTTTTTTCAGAGGTGAAAGCGAAATTTGGCTCGCCTGGGGTATTTTGCTCTTAAACCAGTCCATTAGTCTTACCCGGATATCCTCTATGTCCATATCTTTTGACATGATATTCTCCTTTATGGCGCATAACGATGATGTTTTCCGTGAATACCAAACTGGATCATCCCGGTGCCGGTCTCATTGCCACAGCGGCATTCCACCATATAGGTGGGCCCCTCGGAAATGTTCTTCAATACTTCCGTATCCGTGATATCCAACTTTTCCCCTTCGATCCAGTCAGGTCCCATCCACCTTCCAAGGCGATATCCTTTGTAAGGCCAATAGCCGCCTGCATGTATGAAAATGACCGTTACGACACGAAAGGAAATATCAATCTTTGAGCCGTCGCCTGCCGTATATACAACCCGCCCGGCTCTCATTCGTTTAGTACCCGGCACCAACTCGATTTCTATTGTTTCTCCGATCAGTTTCAGCTCCGGCTTGGCGTCATTGTATGCATAGCAGAGACCGCCACTGAAATCCAATTGCTTACCGTGGTAGTCTTCCCGGTGTGTTGAAAGGATAGACCACTTGTCGAATTGAAGAATATTCCAATCGAATGTGATGCCCGGTAACGGTTCGGGAGGCTGTAAACCCTGCTCTTCTGCATGGAGGTTAGCGTGCCATCGCAGACCCCAGGAATGGTCCCTGTGTGCAACCCAGGTATCAGGTTTGATGTCATAGGTTTTACCCTCTACTTTTACCCAGCCTTTGGCACGTCCCGTCTGCCCGTAACGGTACATGTTTTCCTGCATCCGGCCACGGCTGCGGGCAAATTGGGGCTTTTCCTCGTGAGGAGGCATACAGGCCTCGAATTCCACTTCCCAACTTATGCCGTACTCATTTTCCGCCAATAGCCACTTAACTGTTTTC
Coding sequences within it:
- a CDS encoding phosphotransferase family protein, which encodes MSKDMDIEDIRVRLMDWFKSKIPQASQISLSPLKKPVSGLSNQTFFFELSWWEAEVMRVENLVLRCAPTGFLMFPKYDMKEQFILMKHLEKTAVPVPKTRWLEEDESVIGIPFYIVAQVQGWIPGDHPPYHVAGPLYEAKLEERARIWWKAVDTMAKIHTLDLEEVDLGFLGVPGGGADPIDQEIAYYDKMLEMNEEPPPPILERTRDWLKENIYEPRYVSLCWGDARLANLMYQSDEVVAVLDWEMAFLGDPESDLGWFIHMDWATSEGLQTKPSPRLEGLPGVKETLAHYERITNRKVENFFYHEVFATWRMAVVYTRLAKHQRFISNFAKIDITRSHFEKLTRLLSL